The following coding sequences are from one Selenomonas sputigena ATCC 35185 window:
- a CDS encoding DUF805 domain-containing protein, whose product MAKTGKAAEDTESILERLRRESFSSEAALEEMLHPSKKAKEPPTDDSDGSEDIDELDRLDRLGGRTDTNNLDTTEISAERQTQAAKDGIEERTPPIGETRPRQSAAELLQELLADEEKRSEMAAELEEEVKPPPRGGFLQGLFEKWLSPEGRMGQKLFVLHLVGSLVAAAGLAALVTGVTAAVLSWLGAGRPMPSENISLAAAFAAILLISVPLALLLIVFLRAAMRRWHDLGYGDTAWLIAVICPLIILALAEEGRTLLLFLGLPPLLGVAPDHLLLKSALPYGGAALALLILLHVYLIFAEGEFSSNASGSPESAADLHPYIAERPKEDYPFFLRMLQLKGRMNRKRFLLRLLFLLFFVSLLVFVVLETAERLPQPLGNLVALYGTSVSCALAAILPIGIVTQRLHDIGRSGWLAGVPLALTLAFIGCLAFFDGDPRILAREPFGLEIIAAAFALEIYEVFLLAALVFVKGSVTVNDYGESTLERQ is encoded by the coding sequence ATGGCAAAAACAGGCAAGGCAGCAGAAGACACGGAAAGCATCCTGGAACGCCTGAGACGCGAGAGCTTTTCGAGTGAAGCGGCGCTCGAAGAAATGCTGCACCCTTCGAAAAAAGCGAAAGAACCACCGACAGACGACAGCGATGGCTCTGAGGATATAGACGAGCTGGACAGGCTGGACAGACTAGGCGGGCGAACCGACACGAACAACCTTGACACGACAGAGATATCGGCAGAAAGACAGACACAGGCAGCCAAAGACGGCATCGAGGAAAGAACGCCGCCGATCGGCGAAACGCGGCCGCGTCAGAGCGCCGCCGAACTCTTGCAGGAATTGCTCGCAGACGAGGAAAAGCGCAGTGAGATGGCAGCCGAATTGGAAGAAGAGGTGAAGCCGCCGCCGCGCGGCGGCTTCCTGCAGGGGCTTTTCGAAAAATGGCTCTCGCCCGAAGGCCGCATGGGGCAAAAGCTCTTCGTCCTGCACCTCGTCGGCAGTCTCGTCGCGGCGGCAGGCCTCGCCGCGCTCGTCACGGGTGTGACGGCTGCCGTCCTCTCATGGCTCGGCGCAGGCCGCCCCATGCCGTCGGAAAACATCTCGCTCGCGGCCGCTTTCGCCGCCATCCTCCTCATCAGCGTGCCTCTTGCACTTCTGCTGATCGTATTCTTGCGCGCGGCCATGCGGCGCTGGCATGACCTCGGCTACGGCGATACAGCATGGCTCATCGCCGTCATCTGCCCGCTCATTATCCTCGCGCTCGCCGAAGAGGGTCGTACACTGCTCCTCTTCCTTGGCCTGCCGCCGCTTTTGGGCGTCGCTCCCGATCATCTGCTGCTCAAGAGCGCCCTGCCCTATGGGGGCGCGGCACTCGCCCTGCTCATCCTCCTGCACGTCTATCTGATCTTTGCCGAAGGAGAGTTTTCGAGCAATGCTTCCGGCTCACCCGAGAGCGCCGCTGATTTACACCCCTATATCGCGGAGCGCCCCAAGGAGGACTATCCGTTCTTCCTGCGCATGCTCCAACTCAAGGGGCGCATGAACCGCAAGCGCTTCTTACTGCGCCTGCTCTTCCTCCTCTTCTTCGTCTCGCTGCTCGTCTTCGTCGTGCTGGAAACGGCGGAGCGCCTGCCGCAGCCCCTCGGCAATCTCGTCGCTCTCTACGGCACATCGGTCTCCTGCGCCCTCGCCGCCATCCTGCCCATCGGCATCGTCACACAGCGTCTGCACGACATCGGCAGAAGCGGCTGGCTCGCGGGCGTGCCGCTCGCGCTCACGCTCGCCTTCATCGGCTGCCTCGCGTTCTTCGACGGCGACCCTCGCATCCTCGCACGCGAACCGTTCGGTCTCGAAATCATCGCCGCCGCCTTCGCCCTCGAAATCTACGAAGTCTTCCTGCTCGCCGCCCTCGTCTTCGTCAAAGGCTCCGTGACCGTCAACGATTATGGCGAATCGACGCTGGAGCGGCAGTAG